From a region of the Oceanithermus desulfurans genome:
- the mnmD gene encoding tRNA (5-methylaminomethyl-2-thiouridine)(34)-methyltransferase MnmD, with amino-acid sequence MEVWPTGDGSLSLRHPVHGEGYHPAAGAAAQAERLYLRASGVHADPRPRVFELGFGLGVNFAVTLRHARRRGAFLDYRAVEAEPVPLEVLEAVLRPLDGALFERLAPRWGGSFELAGASFRLRLEVARMQDAVLGAGPVRAVYFDPFSPRANPDVWTPAVYRRMFGLLEPGGALVTYSVAGRVRRGLAAAGFAVERIPGWGGKRHWLRARRPA; translated from the coding sequence GTGGAGGTCTGGCCCACCGGCGACGGCTCGCTCAGCCTGCGCCACCCCGTCCACGGCGAAGGCTACCATCCGGCCGCGGGCGCGGCCGCCCAGGCCGAACGGCTCTACCTGCGGGCGAGCGGGGTGCACGCCGACCCCCGTCCCCGCGTCTTCGAGCTCGGATTCGGTCTCGGCGTCAACTTCGCCGTGACCCTGCGCCACGCCCGCCGCCGGGGCGCCTTCCTCGATTACCGCGCCGTCGAGGCCGAGCCGGTGCCGCTGGAGGTGCTGGAGGCCGTGCTGCGGCCGCTCGACGGCGCGCTGTTCGAACGGCTCGCGCCGCGCTGGGGCGGGAGCTTCGAGCTCGCCGGCGCGTCGTTCCGCCTGCGGCTCGAGGTCGCGCGGATGCAGGACGCGGTCTTGGGGGCGGGGCCGGTGCGCGCGGTCTACTTCGACCCCTTCAGCCCGCGGGCGAACCCGGACGTCTGGACCCCGGCGGTCTACCGCAGGATGTTCGGGTTGCTCGAGCCCGGGGGCGCCCTCGTGACCTATTCCGTCGCCGGACGCGTGCGGCGCGGCCTTGCCGCCGCGGGGTTTGCGGTCGAGCGCATCCCCGGCTGGGGCGGCAAGCGCCACTGGCTACGCGCCCGCCGGCCGGCGTAG
- the mfd gene encoding transcription-repair coupling factor, which yields MKETAPPAISGRYLPGLPQVARAYLWARAAEPTVLVAPEDRVRLYADLEAFGRGVWVNPGLEAYGFARRVLLDQAAALRPFPRDPEAWRVVFREGERLLRDRLLDKLEKLGYRRDEPGGYTVRGEVLEVADLRLEFFGDTIEAIFVGGERRSRAVLTPASGRAPEATVAALAAYEGTVFLDRPATLSEEIWALLAQREVVAFGLGGPERPVERPPFEPLAPYRARLDRFAADVRGWLEADYRVVLFYRHDRTRAYLSERYLADLPQATLRTVEERPGVQLVPAPFEGGFVHREERTVYLTEPLLFAFGGAAHARSRRVLQAAPEDPGALTVGDYLVHPEHGIGRFEGLESREVLGAVRDYLVLRYAGEGQLYVPVEQLPLLRRHPGTSDEPPRLSSLGRKDWQRAKARAEADAEALAQRLLVLYAKRQQAPGTAYPALPDWDPLIEAGFPHELTEDQARALEDVLRDLETPHPMDRLVSGDVGFGKTEIALRAAHRVVGHGRQVAYLAPTTLLAEQHYRTFAERYAELPVSVALLSRFTPEAEGRRIEAGLAEGRIDVVIGTHRLLSERVRFKQLGLLIVDEEHRFGVAQKERIKEMAEGLDVLSLSATPIPRTLYQALVGLKDVSSIQTPPPGRKPIQTVVAPFDPALVREAVLFEMERGGKAFYVHDRIASIEARARYLEALLPEARIGVVHGHMADREIEEVMRHFARGAFDLLVATTIVESGLDIPEANTILIERADRLGLASLYQLRGRVGRREREAYAYLFHPPRLTEAAERRLAALADLTDLGSGHRLAEKDMEIRGVGNLLGPEQHGHVQAVSFEVYTELLAEAIRKLKGEEVQKPGHTTLDLAVSARIPPAYVPDAGERSRLYGRLAEARGLAELARIVREVRARYGEPPQEAAAFFALARLRILAEQKGVRSITEDGAYLQLVVGRWPLDYDARALRELPFAVEPTRYPPGFRVRKRGLAPADYPEALQRVLYALG from the coding sequence GTGAAGGAGACCGCCCCCCCAGCGATCAGCGGACGGTACCTGCCGGGCCTGCCGCAGGTGGCGCGCGCCTACCTCTGGGCCCGCGCCGCCGAGCCGACGGTCCTCGTCGCCCCCGAAGACCGCGTGCGCCTCTACGCCGACCTCGAGGCCTTCGGGCGCGGGGTCTGGGTCAATCCTGGACTCGAGGCCTACGGCTTCGCCCGCCGCGTCCTCCTTGACCAGGCGGCCGCCCTGCGCCCGTTCCCCCGCGACCCCGAAGCCTGGCGGGTGGTCTTTCGCGAGGGCGAGCGCCTGCTGCGCGACCGCCTCCTCGACAAACTGGAAAAACTGGGCTACCGTCGCGACGAGCCGGGTGGCTACACCGTGCGCGGCGAGGTCCTGGAGGTGGCCGACCTGCGGCTCGAGTTCTTCGGCGATACGATCGAAGCGATCTTCGTCGGCGGTGAGCGGCGTTCCCGGGCGGTGCTGACGCCGGCTTCGGGGCGGGCTCCGGAGGCGACGGTGGCGGCACTGGCGGCCTACGAGGGGACGGTCTTCCTCGACCGCCCCGCGACCCTGTCCGAAGAGATCTGGGCTCTGCTTGCCCAGCGTGAGGTCGTGGCCTTCGGCCTCGGCGGACCCGAGCGGCCGGTGGAGCGCCCCCCCTTCGAGCCGCTGGCGCCGTACCGGGCGCGGCTCGACCGCTTCGCCGCCGACGTGCGCGGCTGGCTCGAGGCGGACTACCGGGTCGTCCTCTTCTACCGCCACGACAGGACGCGCGCCTACCTGAGCGAGCGCTACCTCGCGGACCTGCCGCAAGCCACTCTGCGTACGGTGGAGGAGCGTCCGGGAGTGCAGCTGGTACCCGCGCCCTTCGAGGGTGGCTTCGTCCACCGGGAGGAGCGCACGGTCTACCTGACCGAGCCGCTCCTCTTCGCTTTCGGCGGGGCGGCCCACGCGCGCAGCCGGCGCGTCCTGCAGGCGGCGCCGGAAGACCCGGGCGCCCTGACCGTAGGCGACTACCTGGTGCATCCCGAGCACGGCATCGGCCGCTTCGAAGGCCTCGAAAGCCGCGAGGTCCTGGGCGCGGTGCGCGACTACCTGGTCCTGCGCTACGCCGGCGAGGGGCAGCTCTACGTCCCCGTGGAGCAGCTGCCGCTGCTGCGCCGCCACCCCGGAACCTCGGACGAGCCGCCGCGGCTGTCCAGCCTAGGCAGGAAGGACTGGCAGCGGGCCAAGGCCCGCGCCGAGGCCGACGCCGAGGCGCTGGCCCAGCGCCTGCTCGTTCTCTACGCCAAGCGGCAGCAGGCGCCGGGTACGGCCTACCCCGCGCTGCCCGACTGGGATCCCCTCATCGAGGCGGGCTTCCCCCACGAACTCACCGAAGACCAGGCGCGTGCGCTCGAGGACGTGCTGCGCGACCTCGAAACCCCTCACCCCATGGACCGCCTCGTCAGCGGCGACGTGGGGTTCGGTAAGACCGAGATCGCCCTGCGCGCGGCCCACCGGGTGGTGGGGCACGGGCGTCAGGTCGCCTACCTGGCGCCCACCACCCTGCTCGCCGAGCAGCACTACCGCACCTTCGCAGAGCGCTACGCCGAGCTTCCCGTCAGCGTCGCCCTGCTCTCCCGCTTCACCCCCGAAGCCGAGGGCCGGCGCATCGAGGCCGGGCTGGCGGAGGGGCGGATCGACGTGGTGATCGGTACCCACCGCCTGCTCTCCGAACGCGTCCGCTTCAAGCAGCTGGGCCTGTTGATCGTGGACGAGGAGCACCGCTTCGGGGTCGCCCAGAAGGAGCGCATCAAGGAGATGGCCGAAGGTCTCGACGTCCTCAGCCTCTCGGCCACGCCCATCCCGCGCACCCTCTACCAGGCGCTGGTGGGGCTGAAGGACGTTTCCAGCATCCAGACGCCGCCCCCCGGGCGCAAGCCGATCCAGACCGTCGTCGCCCCCTTCGATCCGGCGCTGGTGCGGGAGGCCGTGCTCTTCGAGATGGAGCGCGGCGGCAAGGCCTTCTACGTGCACGACCGCATCGCCAGCATCGAGGCCCGCGCCCGCTACCTGGAGGCGCTGCTGCCGGAGGCCCGCATCGGGGTGGTGCACGGGCACATGGCGGACCGCGAGATCGAGGAGGTGATGCGCCACTTCGCCCGCGGCGCCTTCGACCTGCTCGTCGCCACCACGATCGTGGAGTCGGGCCTCGACATCCCCGAGGCCAACACCATCCTGATCGAGCGCGCCGACCGCCTCGGCCTCGCCAGCCTCTACCAGCTGCGCGGCCGCGTCGGCCGCCGCGAGCGGGAGGCCTACGCCTACCTCTTCCACCCGCCGCGGCTCACCGAGGCCGCCGAGCGGCGGCTCGCCGCCCTCGCCGACCTGACCGACCTGGGCAGCGGCCACCGTCTCGCGGAGAAGGACATGGAGATCCGCGGGGTGGGCAACCTGCTGGGGCCGGAGCAGCACGGCCACGTGCAGGCCGTCAGCTTCGAGGTGTACACCGAGCTGCTGGCGGAGGCGATCCGCAAGCTCAAGGGCGAGGAGGTCCAAAAGCCCGGGCACACCACCCTCGACCTCGCGGTCTCCGCGCGCATCCCCCCGGCGTACGTCCCCGACGCCGGCGAGCGCAGCCGCCTCTACGGCCGCCTCGCCGAGGCCCGCGGCCTCGCGGAGCTGGCCCGCATCGTGCGCGAGGTCAGGGCCCGCTACGGCGAACCACCGCAGGAAGCCGCGGCCTTCTTCGCGCTCGCCCGCCTGCGGATCCTGGCCGAGCAGAAGGGCGTGCGATCGATCACCGAAGACGGCGCCTATCTGCAGCTCGTCGTCGGCCGCTGGCCGCTCGACTACGACGCCCGGGCCCTGCGCGAGCTGCCCTTCGCCGTGGAGCCCACGCGTTACCCGCCGGGTTTCCGCGTGCGCAAACGCGGCCTCGCGCCCGCGGACTACCCCGAGGCGTTGCAGCGCGTGCTCTACGCCCTGGGCTAG
- a CDS encoding DUF554 domain-containing protein, translating to MELTLWAKTNGTLVNVLTVLLGSGLGVLIRGRLPGRMQRVIVQGVGLVTLFIGFSMAGSLGSAAGGAVDGVILGLLALVLGGVLGEALGLEERLERLGDLLKARFRGGGGFTEGFVAASLLFCVGPMTLIGSINNGLVGDPTLLLIKSTLDGLSSIALAASFGPGVAASALVVLVYQGGLALAAGGLAAALPDPASDPRVLLVTGVGGLMILGLGINLLELTRVRVASFLPALVLAPLFWWLAEVLS from the coding sequence ATGGAACTGACCCTCTGGGCCAAGACGAACGGCACCCTGGTCAACGTGCTGACCGTGCTGCTGGGCTCGGGGCTGGGGGTGCTGATCCGCGGCCGCCTGCCGGGGCGCATGCAGCGCGTCATCGTCCAGGGGGTGGGCCTGGTCACCCTCTTCATCGGCTTCTCCATGGCGGGGTCGCTGGGCTCGGCGGCGGGCGGCGCGGTGGACGGGGTGATCCTGGGCTTGCTGGCGCTGGTGCTGGGCGGGGTGCTGGGCGAGGCGCTGGGGCTGGAGGAGCGCCTGGAGCGCCTCGGCGATCTGCTCAAGGCGCGTTTCCGCGGCGGCGGCGGCTTCACCGAGGGGTTCGTGGCCGCGAGCCTGCTCTTCTGCGTGGGGCCGATGACGCTGATCGGCTCGATCAACAACGGCCTGGTGGGCGACCCCACCCTGCTGCTGATCAAGTCGACCCTCGACGGCCTCTCGAGCATCGCCCTGGCCGCCAGCTTCGGCCCCGGGGTGGCCGCGAGCGCGCTGGTCGTCCTCGTCTACCAGGGGGGGCTGGCCCTGGCCGCCGGGGGGCTGGCCGCGGCGCTGCCCGACCCCGCGAGCGACCCGCGGGTGCTGCTGGTCACCGGGGTGGGCGGGCTGATGATCCTCGGTCTGGGCATCAACCTCCTCGAGCTCACCCGGGTGCGCGTGGCCTCGTTCCTGCCCGCGCTGGTGCTCGCCCCCCTCTTTTGGTGGCTGGCCGAGGTGCTAAGCTAG
- a CDS encoding NAD(P)/FAD-dependent oxidoreductase, which yields MEHSYDALIIGAGIVGAAVAYRLAERGLRVAVLEADSVPAAQATAKSAAGVRVQFSEAVNVRLSWASIQEYRTFEEVFGVSSGYRPIGYLFLVPEGAEAAYERALATQKRLGVPVERLAPGEAKKLADFDPDGVAFATWGPADGVIDPHLVAHAYLKAARGRGAELFTETPLLRAGRRGRAWRVETPAGSFTAPVVVNAAGAWAGEVARRAGFELPVEPVRRMVFMTGPMPEARGLPLTVDVATGFYLRGEGERVLFGRSNPEEPPGFREGMDWGWLEPTLEAGLARFPWLERAGLDQRASWWGYYAVTPDHNPILGWMPGVEGWVNAAGFSGHGVQQAAAVGRALAEEVVDGRAHSIEIDPLRYERFERGKIVQEKNIV from the coding sequence ATGGAACACAGCTACGACGCCCTGATCATCGGCGCCGGCATCGTTGGGGCCGCGGTAGCGTACCGCCTCGCGGAGCGGGGTCTGCGCGTGGCCGTGCTGGAGGCCGACTCCGTTCCGGCGGCGCAGGCGACGGCCAAGAGCGCCGCCGGGGTGCGGGTGCAGTTCAGCGAGGCGGTGAACGTGCGCCTCAGCTGGGCCAGCATCCAGGAATACCGAACCTTCGAGGAGGTCTTCGGGGTTTCCAGCGGCTACCGCCCCATCGGCTACCTCTTCCTGGTGCCCGAGGGCGCGGAGGCGGCTTACGAACGCGCGCTCGCGACCCAGAAGCGCCTGGGGGTCCCGGTCGAGCGCCTGGCGCCGGGCGAGGCGAAGAAGCTTGCGGACTTCGACCCCGACGGCGTCGCCTTCGCTACCTGGGGGCCGGCCGACGGCGTGATCGACCCGCACTTGGTCGCGCACGCCTACCTGAAGGCCGCGCGCGGCCGGGGGGCCGAACTCTTTACCGAAACGCCGCTGCTGCGGGCCGGCCGCCGCGGGCGGGCGTGGCGGGTGGAAACGCCCGCGGGCTCCTTCACGGCGCCGGTGGTCGTCAACGCGGCCGGGGCGTGGGCGGGCGAGGTGGCCCGGCGCGCGGGCTTCGAGCTGCCGGTGGAGCCGGTGCGGCGGATGGTCTTCATGACCGGACCGATGCCCGAAGCCCGGGGGTTGCCGCTCACCGTGGACGTGGCCACGGGCTTCTATCTGCGCGGCGAGGGGGAGCGGGTGCTCTTCGGCCGCTCGAACCCAGAAGAGCCGCCCGGCTTTCGCGAAGGGATGGACTGGGGCTGGCTCGAGCCCACCCTGGAAGCGGGCCTGGCCCGGTTTCCCTGGCTCGAGCGTGCTGGGCTGGACCAGCGCGCCAGCTGGTGGGGCTACTACGCCGTCACCCCCGACCACAACCCCATCCTCGGCTGGATGCCGGGGGTCGAGGGCTGGGTCAACGCCGCAGGCTTCAGCGGCCACGGGGTGCAGCAGGCGGCGGCCGTAGGGCGGGCGCTGGCCGAGGAGGTCGTGGACGGGCGCGCGCACAGCATAGAGATCGATCCACTGCGTTACGAGCGGTTCGAGCGGGGAAAAATAGTACAAGAGAAGAACATCGTGTAA
- the gatC gene encoding Asp-tRNA(Asn)/Glu-tRNA(Gln) amidotransferase subunit GatC, whose translation MDVTPDLVRHLAELSRLELDEAEVERMLPELRSLLAYFESLDELDLEGLEELVRPIDSENVLRADVPAPGLGQDEALATAPEREDGFFKLPRVVEEGR comes from the coding sequence ATGGACGTGACCCCCGACCTGGTGCGCCACCTGGCCGAGCTGAGCCGGCTCGAGCTGGACGAGGCGGAGGTCGAGCGCATGCTCCCGGAGCTGCGCTCGCTCCTGGCCTACTTCGAAAGCCTCGACGAACTGGACCTCGAAGGCCTCGAGGAGCTGGTGCGCCCCATCGACAGCGAGAACGTGCTGCGCGCCGACGTGCCCGCGCCCGGCCTTGGTCAGGACGAGGCGCTGGCGACCGCGCCCGAGCGCGAAGACGGCTTCTTCAAGCTGCCCCGCGTCGTCGAGGAGGGCCGCTGA
- a CDS encoding MFS transporter produces MRRWLERAPWPPGRLAPLATLIALVGLVELTRTGLYTVYLPRSLGPVLGLGVVGLAASLQYLADTLGRSAGGHLGERRGLRRVLPAAAALSAVSALGVLYAPGVGWLLAASLANGLVIAPLWPAMMTYSSRAARDGEDGRAVGFTQSLVAPFIGLGVLLTGFLFDHDPRLAAAALAAVQLLVFLLAAAILFRFRSTAPQPRPTSPFPWRKLASLAPGALSQLLAFGLLAPVFFPFIDRLGLGTRELVLALALGGGLEYLLLSPLGRLADRLGPARTLVPALLLAALALIAFSEVRGLGGLIAAALAAGLAQALLIPSWGGLVSRTLPDEHKARAWGALMSLEGLGFALGPVVGGFAWELWGPRAPFWIGAAAYLGVALFYAARLRRPAGA; encoded by the coding sequence ATGAGGCGCTGGCTGGAACGCGCGCCCTGGCCTCCCGGCCGGCTCGCGCCGCTGGCGACCCTGATCGCGCTCGTCGGGCTGGTGGAGCTGACGCGAACCGGCCTTTACACCGTCTACCTGCCCCGCAGCCTGGGGCCCGTCCTGGGCCTGGGGGTCGTGGGGTTGGCCGCCAGCCTGCAGTACCTGGCCGACACCCTGGGGCGCTCGGCGGGCGGCCACCTGGGGGAGCGCCGCGGCCTGCGGCGGGTCCTCCCCGCCGCCGCCGCGCTCTCGGCGGTCAGCGCCCTGGGGGTGCTCTACGCCCCCGGCGTCGGCTGGCTGCTCGCCGCTTCGCTGGCCAACGGCCTCGTCATCGCCCCGCTCTGGCCGGCGATGATGACCTACTCGAGCCGCGCCGCACGCGACGGCGAGGACGGCCGCGCCGTCGGCTTCACCCAGTCCCTGGTCGCGCCCTTCATCGGTCTGGGGGTGCTGCTCACCGGCTTCCTCTTCGACCACGACCCGCGGCTCGCGGCCGCGGCGCTGGCGGCGGTGCAGCTCCTCGTCTTCCTGCTGGCAGCGGCGATCCTGTTCCGCTTCCGCAGCACCGCCCCCCAGCCCCGGCCGACGAGCCCCTTCCCCTGGCGCAAGCTCGCCTCGCTGGCGCCGGGGGCGCTTTCGCAGCTGCTGGCCTTCGGCCTGCTGGCCCCGGTCTTCTTTCCCTTCATCGACCGCCTGGGGCTGGGCACGCGCGAGCTGGTGCTGGCCCTCGCCCTGGGCGGAGGGCTCGAGTACCTGCTCCTCTCCCCCCTGGGCCGGCTCGCCGACCGGCTCGGCCCCGCGCGCACCCTGGTGCCTGCGCTGCTGCTGGCGGCACTGGCCCTGATCGCCTTCTCGGAAGTGCGCGGCTTGGGCGGCCTGATCGCCGCGGCGCTGGCGGCGGGCCTCGCCCAGGCGCTGCTGATCCCCTCTTGGGGCGGGCTGGTCTCCCGCACCCTGCCCGACGAACACAAGGCCCGCGCCTGGGGGGCGCTGATGAGCCTGGAGGGGCTGGGCTTCGCCCTGGGTCCGGTCGTCGGCGGCTTCGCCTGGGAGCTCTGGGGGCCGCGCGCCCCCTTCTGGATCGGGGCCGCCGCCTACCTGGGCGTCGCCCTCTTCTACGCAGCGCGGCTACGCCGGCCGGCGGGCGCGTAG
- a CDS encoding CBS domain-containing protein — protein sequence MDVIVGHENLDFDALGSMVLARYLHPGARLVRLGGLEGRVREVTRLFADHLALLDEDEVDLDEVGRVIVCDTARPERIGPFKALVGKVPFVVYDHHPRAPGDLPASGGAVRPFGATVTVIAEIMRARGIAPHPGDATLAYAGLWEDTGGFTYPGTTATDLEVGAWLLEHGAGLTAVRDWVRSHPDPVARAMLAALMEHLRVVERGGLRIALTWAEHEGYVPALAPLAHTLIDLYEVDAVFMALRLDGQTLVIARSKGRLDVGRLLSERFDGGGHARAAFARAEGAPRAVLQRVEEALEPYLAPEPRLSEVMTRLVETVPAELSAEEALVRMRQRGFGGLPVTDEEGRVVGVVRRRDLERAVRYGMGSGAVRGFATVPRTLPEDAPLSEARRALKEGAGRVLVLDEEGRAKGIFTRTDLYRMPPAEQAAWTERVREGLSEGVREVLDALAEAYPRGALYLVGGAVRDALLGEASPDVDLVLEGLDPGEVAQFLTRRFGGSYGVHFAFGTAHARLGTGVEVDLATAREEEYPSPGALPRVRPSTLNRDLARRDFTVNAMAYRIAPRPEALIDPFGGLHDLEARTLRPLHPLSFIEDPSRVLRGLRLAARLGFRFHPEAERQIEELRKRPPGAAATSRLRRELMLALAEPSPLRVLRLAERYGLLEALYGFRPDAEVWAALERLEAQKPERSVPPEAYLYLLLLASPDPEALVRRFGWPQRLLSHLGLLQKPPDRPEALREGGEALALAFAARFPDRAEWVWKPTRRLRGRDLIELGMEPGPAVGRILREVEAARARGEVSGYEEELTLARKLMEDYGTSRLP from the coding sequence GTGGACGTCATCGTCGGGCACGAAAACCTCGACTTCGACGCGCTGGGTTCGATGGTGCTGGCGCGCTACCTGCACCCCGGCGCGCGGCTCGTGCGCCTGGGGGGGCTCGAGGGCAGGGTGCGCGAGGTCACCCGGCTCTTCGCCGACCACCTCGCCCTCCTCGACGAGGACGAGGTCGACCTGGACGAGGTGGGGCGGGTCATCGTCTGCGACACCGCCCGGCCCGAACGGATCGGCCCGTTCAAGGCCCTGGTGGGGAAGGTTCCCTTCGTCGTCTACGACCACCACCCGCGCGCCCCCGGCGACCTGCCGGCCAGCGGCGGCGCGGTGCGCCCCTTCGGGGCGACGGTCACCGTCATCGCCGAGATCATGCGGGCGCGGGGGATCGCCCCGCACCCCGGCGACGCCACCCTCGCCTACGCGGGGCTCTGGGAGGACACCGGCGGATTCACCTACCCCGGAACCACCGCGACCGATCTCGAGGTCGGCGCCTGGCTGCTCGAGCACGGCGCCGGCCTCACCGCGGTGCGCGACTGGGTGCGCAGCCACCCCGACCCCGTGGCGCGCGCGATGCTCGCGGCGCTGATGGAGCACCTGCGGGTCGTCGAGCGCGGCGGCCTGCGCATCGCCCTGACCTGGGCGGAGCACGAAGGCTACGTACCCGCGCTCGCCCCCCTGGCCCACACCCTGATCGACCTGTACGAGGTGGACGCCGTCTTCATGGCGCTGCGCCTCGACGGTCAGACCCTGGTGATCGCCCGCAGCAAGGGCCGCCTCGACGTAGGCCGGCTGCTTTCGGAACGCTTCGACGGGGGCGGGCACGCGCGCGCGGCCTTCGCGCGCGCGGAGGGCGCGCCCCGCGCGGTGCTGCAGCGGGTGGAGGAGGCGCTCGAGCCCTACCTCGCGCCCGAGCCGCGCCTGAGCGAGGTGATGACGCGGCTGGTGGAGACGGTGCCCGCCGAGCTCAGCGCCGAGGAGGCCCTGGTGCGGATGCGCCAGCGCGGCTTTGGGGGGCTGCCGGTGACCGACGAGGAGGGCCGCGTCGTCGGCGTCGTGCGCCGACGCGACCTCGAGCGGGCCGTGCGCTACGGCATGGGCTCGGGGGCGGTGCGCGGTTTCGCCACCGTCCCGCGCACGCTCCCCGAGGACGCGCCCCTTTCGGAGGCGCGGCGCGCCCTCAAGGAAGGGGCCGGCCGCGTGCTCGTCCTCGACGAAGAGGGCCGCGCGAAGGGCATCTTCACCCGCACCGACCTCTACCGCATGCCCCCCGCCGAGCAGGCGGCCTGGACCGAACGCGTGCGCGAAGGCCTTTCCGAAGGGGTGCGCGAGGTTCTCGACGCCCTGGCCGAGGCCTATCCCCGCGGCGCCCTCTACCTGGTGGGCGGCGCGGTGCGCGACGCTTTGCTAGGGGAGGCCAGCCCCGACGTCGACCTGGTCCTCGAGGGCCTGGACCCCGGAGAGGTGGCGCAGTTCCTGACCCGGCGCTTCGGCGGCAGCTACGGGGTCCACTTCGCCTTCGGCACCGCGCACGCGCGGCTGGGCACCGGGGTCGAGGTGGACCTGGCGACCGCGCGCGAGGAGGAGTACCCGAGCCCCGGCGCCCTGCCGCGGGTACGGCCCAGCACCCTCAACCGCGACCTGGCGCGCCGCGACTTTACGGTCAACGCGATGGCCTACCGGATCGCCCCGCGGCCCGAGGCGCTGATCGACCCCTTCGGGGGGCTGCACGACCTCGAAGCGCGCACGCTCCGCCCGCTGCACCCGCTCAGCTTCATCGAAGACCCCAGCCGCGTGCTGCGCGGCCTGCGGCTGGCGGCGCGGCTGGGCTTCCGCTTCCACCCCGAGGCCGAGCGTCAGATCGAGGAGCTGCGCAAGCGTCCGCCCGGCGCCGCGGCGACGAGCCGGCTGCGGCGCGAGCTGATGCTGGCCCTCGCCGAGCCGAGCCCGCTGCGGGTGCTGCGTCTGGCCGAGCGCTACGGCCTGCTCGAGGCGCTCTACGGATTCCGCCCCGACGCGGAGGTGTGGGCCGCCTTGGAGCGCCTCGAGGCCCAGAAGCCGGAGCGCTCGGTGCCTCCGGAAGCCTACCTCTACCTGCTGCTGCTCGCGAGCCCCGACCCCGAGGCGCTGGTCCGCCGCTTCGGCTGGCCGCAGCGGTTGCTGTCCCACCTTGGGCTGCTGCAGAAGCCGCCCGACCGGCCCGAGGCGCTGCGCGAGGGCGGCGAGGCCCTGGCCCTGGCCTTCGCTGCGCGCTTCCCCGACCGCGCCGAGTGGGTCTGGAAGCCCACGCGCCGGCTCCGCGGCCGCGACCTGATCGAGCTGGGCATGGAGCCGGGTCCGGCGGTCGGCCGCATCCTGCGTGAGGTCGAGGCCGCGCGCGCCCGCGGCGAGGTGAGCGGCTATGAG
- the serS gene encoding serine--tRNA ligase, with translation MLDLRFIREHPERVKEGIRKKRELDALPLVDELLELDRRRRELLAEIETLRAQQKKLAKAVGRAKAGGEDAGALLEKSSELAEYLKRLEAEEKQLSARIEEILPQIPNLPHPSVPEGESEADNVVVKEWGEKPAFDFEPRPHWELAERLGVVDFERGAKISGSGFPFFLGRGARLVRALENFFLDFHTARGFTEVRPPLLVREQAAFGTGQIPDKEGMMYQVSGGYYLIPTSEVPVTNLHAGEILEAAVLPLKYTAYTPNFRVEAGSYGKDVRGLNRLHQFDKVEMVVFSHPDESYDWLERLTRQAEELLEALGLPYRRLLMCTADMGFTQAKKYDLEVWSAGQQKWLEVSSISNMEDYQARRMKTRFREPGGKPRLVHTLNGSGLAFPRVLAALMENYQTPEGDFTLPEALAPYLG, from the coding sequence ATGCTCGACCTGAGGTTCATCCGCGAACACCCCGAACGCGTCAAGGAGGGCATCCGCAAGAAGCGCGAGCTCGACGCGCTGCCGCTGGTGGACGAGCTGCTGGAGCTGGACCGGCGGCGGCGCGAGCTGCTGGCCGAGATCGAGACCTTACGGGCCCAGCAGAAGAAGCTGGCCAAGGCCGTTGGCCGCGCCAAGGCCGGCGGCGAGGACGCCGGCGCGCTGCTCGAAAAGTCGTCCGAGCTGGCCGAGTACCTTAAGCGGCTCGAGGCCGAGGAAAAGCAGCTGAGCGCGCGCATCGAGGAGATCCTGCCCCAGATCCCCAACCTCCCCCACCCCTCGGTTCCCGAAGGCGAGAGCGAGGCCGACAACGTGGTGGTGAAGGAGTGGGGCGAGAAGCCGGCCTTTGACTTCGAGCCCCGGCCCCACTGGGAGCTGGCCGAACGCCTGGGCGTCGTCGACTTCGAGCGCGGCGCCAAGATCTCGGGTTCGGGCTTCCCCTTCTTCCTCGGCCGCGGAGCGCGGCTGGTGCGGGCGCTGGAGAACTTCTTCCTCGACTTCCACACCGCCCGCGGCTTCACGGAGGTGCGCCCGCCGCTCTTGGTGCGCGAGCAGGCCGCCTTCGGCACCGGCCAGATCCCCGACAAGGAAGGGATGATGTACCAGGTCTCGGGCGGCTACTACCTGATTCCCACCTCCGAGGTGCCCGTCACCAACCTGCATGCCGGCGAGATCCTGGAGGCCGCGGTCCTGCCGCTCAAGTACACCGCCTACACCCCCAACTTCCGCGTCGAGGCGGGCAGCTACGGCAAGGACGTGCGTGGCCTCAACCGGCTGCACCAGTTCGACAAGGTCGAGATGGTCGTCTTCAGCCACCCCGACGAGAGCTACGACTGGCTGGAGCGGCTCACCCGCCAGGCCGAGGAGCTGCTGGAGGCGCTGGGCCTCCCCTACCGCCGCCTGCTGATGTGCACCGCCGACATGGGCTTCACCCAGGCCAAGAAGTACGACCTGGAGGTCTGGAGCGCGGGTCAGCAGAAATGGCTCGAGGTGAGCAGCATCTCCAACATGGAGGACTACCAGGCCCGCCGCATGAAGACCCGTTTCCGCGAGCCCGGGGGCAAACCCCGGCTGGTCCATACCCTCAACGGCTCGGGCCTCGCCTTTCCGCGGGTGCTCGCGGCGCTGATGGAAAACTACCAGACCCCCGAGGGCGACTTCACCCTGCCCGAGGCCCTGGCGCCCTACCTGGGGTGA